In the Helianthus annuus cultivar XRQ/B chromosome 11, HanXRQr2.0-SUNRISE, whole genome shotgun sequence genome, one interval contains:
- the LOC110890812 gene encoding protein IQ-DOMAIN 1: protein MGSGHWLKIIITCSKARKSKSNKTKGFSVPESYNLESQPQEKSKATVNDIARENMAAIRIQTAFRAFKARKVLRHLKGVSRLQTLTRGDFGKKQASNTLTNLQTWTKVQAQIRTRRKHMVENGGIRRKKLESQLKLETKLHDLEVEWSGGFDTKDEALARIQQREEAAVKRERAMAYAFTHQWRPNSKSNLGPKDSKLANAYWDWSWMDRWVVSQPWEKRVLGELTPKKVNSPANKAPKKSPKKTLRNRKLSYGSATKVEDANNKTETA from the exons ATGGGATCTGGGCATTGGTTGAAAATTATAATCACCTGTAGTAAAGCaaggaaatcaaaatcaaacaaaacGAAG GGTTTTTCTGTACCGGAATCGTATAATTTGGAATCCCAGCCTCAAGAAAAATCAAAAGCTACTGTCAATGACATTGCTCGTGAGAATATGGCTGCAATTCGGATCCAGACTGCATTCAGGGCGTTTAAG GCAAGAAAGGTTTTAAGGCATTTGAAAGGAGTATCAAGATTGCAAACCCTTACACGAGGCGATTTTGGCAAAAAACAAGCGTCAAACACGTTGACCAATCTACAAACATGGACCAAGGTGCAAGCCCAGATAAGAACGCGCAGAAAACACATGGTTGAAAATGGAGGAATCCGGCGCAAGAAGTTAGAAAGTCAGTTGAAGCTTGAGACTAAGCTCCATGATCTAGAG GTGGAGTGGAGTGGCGGTTTTGATACGAAGGATGAGGCTCTTGCAAGGATACAACAGAGAGAAGAAGCAGCAGTAAAGCGTGAGCGCGCTATGGCATATGCCTTCACTCATCAG TGGAGGCCAAATTCGAAATCGAATTTAGGCCCAAAGGATTCAAAACTTGCCAATGCATATTGGGACTGGAGTTGGATGGATAGATGGGTTGTTTCTCAGCCATGGGAAAAGAGAGTCCTGGGTGAGTTGACTCCAAAAAAAGTCAACAGCCCTGCAAACAAAGCCCCTAAAAAATCACCAAAGAAAACTTTGAGAAACAGAAAGCTATCTTATGGGTCAGCCACAAAAGTTGAAGATGCAAACAACAAGACAGAAACTGCATGA